A window of Rhodothermales bacterium genomic DNA:
GTGAAGGCAAGACCCTTCTGGTCGAGGCTGGTGAAGAGAATGCCGGCCTGGTGGATATCGGTGACGGACTGGCTGTAGCGTTCAAGATTGAATCGCACAACCACCCATCGGCCGTTGAGCCGTATCAGGGCGCGGCTACCGGCGTGGGCGGCATCCAGCGCGACATATTTACGATGGGTGCGCGACCCATCTGCTCCTTGAACTCCCTGCGATTCGGCTCTCTCGAGAATCCGCGCGTCCGGTACCTGTTCGACGGCGTCGTGCGTGGAATCGGCGACTACGGCAATTCGTTCGGCGTGCCCACCGTTGCAGGCGAGGTGTGTTTTGACCCCTCGTACGAAGGCAACCCGCTTGTCAACGCCATGAGTGTGGGAATCGTGAAAGTCGGGGAGACGGCGTCGGCCATTGCCACGGGTGCAGGCAACAAGGTGTATATCGTGGGGTCTGCGACCGGAAGGGACGGCATCCATGGAGCAACGTTCGCCTCCGAGGAGATTTCCGAGGCCAGCGAAGCCAAGCGGCCGAGTGTACAGGTCGGGGATCCCTTCACGGAAAAACTGCTGCTCGAAGCCACCCTGGAAGTCATTGCCAGCGGAGCCGTCGTGGGCATCCAGGACATGGGAGCCGCAGGCATTACCTGCTCGACGTGCGAAATGAGCGCAAAGGGTGAGTCGGGAATGATTGTCCATGCCGACCGGGTGCCCATGCGCGAAGAAGGGATGACACCCTACGAAGTGCTCCTTTCAGAGAGCCAGGAGCGCATGTTGATTGTATGCAAGCCGGGCCGGGAGGCCGAGCTGGAGTCGATTTTCGACAAGTGGGACCTGCATGCCGTCGCCATCGGAGAGGTGACGGATGAGCCGCGGGTCCGGATCTTCTGGCACGGGGAGGAAGTCGCCAACGTGCCTGCGGAACACCTGGTGCTGGGCGGCGGAGCCCCGGTCTATATCCGGGAGACGAAACGTCCCGCGTATCTGGACGAAACCTTCGCAACAGACCTGAATGCATTGCCTGACCTGACTGCTGACATGGCAGAGGCTGCGTTGCTCGATCTGCTCGCATCACCCAACATTGCCTCGAAACGATGGGTGTTCGAGCAGTACGACACGATGGTCCGAACGAATACGGTCGTGGGCCCGGGACCCTCGGATGCTGCGGTAGTCCGCATCAAGGACACGAACCGGGGTTTGGCGGTGAAAACGGATTGCAACGGTCGATACGTCTACCTGAATCCCCGGAAAGGTGGACAGATCGCCGTGGCTGAGGCCGCCCGGAATGTTGTTTGCGCCGGCGGACTTCCTGTTGCCGTGACCAACTGCCTCAATTTCGGCAACCCGTACAAGCCCGAGCAATACTGGGTGTTCAAGGAAGCCGTGGGCGGCATGGGGGATGCCTGCCGGGTATTGACGACCCCCGTGACCGGCGGCAACGTATCATTCTACAATGAAAATCCGACGGGCGCCGTATTTCCGACGCCAACCATCGGTATGCTCGGCATCGTGGACGATGTCGAAGCCCATGCCACGACGTTTGATTTCAAGCAGGAGGGCGACGTGGTTGTGCTGCTGAGTCCGACCGGACAGCCCCCGGGTGGTATAGAAGCGAGTGAGCACCTCTCCGTCCGGCATGGCATGACGGCAGGAGACGCACCCGTATTCGATCTGGCCAGCGAGTTGGCCGTGCAAAAGGCCTGTCTTTCCATGATCCGGACGGGTCGTGTCCACAGCGCCCACGACGCTTCGGACGGAGGACTGGCCGTATGTCTTGCGGAGTCGGTACTGGCATCCCGTGGCCCGGAAGGGGACACGCTGGGCGTGGAAGTCGAACTGTCCGGCTTGGCGCATGATCGGCTCGATGCATTGCTCTTCGGAGAGGCGCAGTCGCGCATTGTGGTATCCTGTCGACCAGCCCATGCAGAAGTTCTCCGTGAAATCGCGGTCCGGGAAGGCGTGGAGTGGACCCGACTCGGAACCGTGAAGGGGGACCGGCTCGTTGTTGACGGGTGGATATCCCTTTCCGGCCACCGCCTCAAGGAGGTGTATGAGAATGCCATTCCGGCGCTTATGGGCCGATCGTAACATTTTCAAGAGCAGGGTCACCAAAAGACCATTATCAACATCAAAGGAGAAAGTCATGGCACATGACGCCAAATACGTAACGCTGACGGACGCAAACTTCAAGTCGGAGGTCGTCGATTCGGACGTGCCCGTCCTGGTCGATTTCTGGGCAGCCTGGTGCGGTCCCTGCCGGATCATTGCACCGATCATCGAGGAACTCGCGGCCGAATTCGAAGGTCGGGCCAAGGTTGCCAAGATGGATGTCGATCACAATCCGCAGATTCCGATGTCCTTCGGCATCCGCTCCATCCCGACGCTGTTGTTCTTCAAGGATGGCCAGGTCGTGGACCAGCTTGTGGGTACGGCCCCCAAGAAAGTCCTTGCAGAACGACTGGAAAACCTTGCCAAACAGACGGTCTGACCGGATTCGGTCAAGAACGAGGGTGCATCATGGAAAACGTGGACTTCTCTGCCGCCGAACACCGGCGCGTGGTGATCATAGGAACAGGGCCGGCGGGGTTGACCGCGGCCCTCTATACGGCCCGGGCGAACCTCGAACCGCTGGTCCTGCAGGGGCCGGAACCGGGTGGACAGCTCATTACGACCACTGATGTCGAGAATTTTCCGGGGTTTCCGGACGGCATCATGGGTCCGGAAATGATGCAGAAGTTCGAGCAGCAGGCCACCCGTTTCGGAGCCGAGCTCCGTTGGGGCACGGTGACGGCCGTCGATTTCAGCCAACGTCCTTTCCGGATGCTGGTTGACGACGACAAGCCATTGCTCGCCGACGCCGTTATCATCTCCACGGGTGCATCGGCGAAATACCTCGGGTTGGAAAGCGAGCGGCGTTTGCTGGGCCATGGTGTATCGGCCTGTGCCACGTGTGACGGAGCCTTTTTCCGGAACCAGGATGTGGCCATTGTCGGGGGCGGGGACACGGCGATGGAAGAGGCGCTCTTCCTCACACGGTTTGCGAACAAGGTGTATCTCATCCACCGGCGTGATTCATTCCGGGCCTCGCAGATCATGCAGGACCGGGTCATGGCCCATGACAAGATCGAAATCATCTGGAATACGGTCGTGGAAGACATCCACGGGGAAAAGGAGGTGGAGTCCATCACCATCCGCAACGTGGACACCGGAGACGTGCGTAACGTGCCCGTGCAAGGGTTCTTCGTGGCCATTGGGCACAAGCCGAACACCGACATTTTCGCCGGACAGATTGACCGGGATGAAACGGGCTATATCCAGACGAAGCCCGATTCGACCTACACGAACATTGAAGGGGTTTATGCCTGTGGCGATGCCCAGGATCACGTCTACCGCCAGGCGGTGACGGCAGCAGGAACCGGGTGTATGGCGGCCATAGATGCTGAGCGGTGGTTGGCCGAACAGGAGGCCATGGTCGGCGCGTAAAAGGATCAGCGCTTGAACAGGTTCTTCAGGATGAACCACACGTTTTCCTTGCGCTCCCGGAGTCGCCGGGAAAAGTACGGCACCCATTTTGTCCCGAACGGCACATACACCCGCATGTTGTACCCTTCGTTCATGATGGCCAACTGGGTTTCCGGACGGATGCCGTAGAGCATCTGGAATTCGAAGTCCGATGCAGGGATGTTGTTTTCCTGGACGAACGTTTTCGTCTCGGCCATCAGGATGTCATCATGCGTCGCAATGCCCGGGTATCGCCCATGCGTGATCAATTGCTGCATGTAGGCCAGGTAGTGCTCGCGGATGGTCGGCATGTCCTGCCAAGCGAGTGAGGCCGGTTCCTTGTACGCTCCTTTGCACAAGCGGACGCGCGCGTTCAGCTCGCACATGCGGGTCACGTCCTCGGCGGTTCGTTTCAGGTAAGCCTGAAGTACGACGCCCACGTTGTCCCGGTAATCCGGATAGACCTTTTCGAACATATCCAGCGTCAGGTCCGTGACGTCCGTGCCTTCCATGTCCAGCCGGACAAAGGTGCCGGTCTCCTTGGCCACCGACAACAACTCCAGCAGGTTGTCCATGCAGAATGACGGGTCGATTTTCTGACCCAGCATGGAAAGCTTGATTGAGATGTTCCGGTCGATGGCCAGATCGGTCTCGTCGACGGCCCGGATGAGATCGATGTAGGACTTCTTGGCTTCGAGCGCGAGTTTCGGGTCCTTGATGTATTCGCCGAGCAGATCGAGTGTGACCAGCAGGCCTTGCTGTTTCAAATCGGCGGCAACGGGCAGCATACCGCCTATGGTTTCGGCGGCGACGAACCGTTTTGCGAGGAAGAAAGGCAGGCGCATGCACGTCTCGGAAATTGATCCGGCGAAGTTAAAACGCCTGCCGGCGGGCAGCAAGGTCAAGCCAGTATGCGATCGAGATCTTCACGGAGATCGTCCACGTGCTCCAGTCCGATGGATAAGCGGATGAGGTCGGCCGGCGTGCGCGAACCTTCACCCTCCACGGACCTTCGGTGTTCAATCAGACTCTCGGTTCCACCGAGGCTCGTGGCGCGCGTAAAGACACGCGCACGCCCGACCCTCGCGAGCGTTTCGTCACCGCTCCGGCCCGTACGAATGGACAGCATGGCTCCGAAGCCGGTCATCTGTCGTGCCGCAACAGCATGCCCCGGGTGATGCGCGAGTCCGGGATAGTGCACGGCCGAAACCCTCGGATCGTCTGAAAGCCAGTCGGCCAGGATCCCGGCCGATTCGGTCTGCACACGCATGCGGGCCGGGAGGGAGCGCAGACCACGCAGGGTCAGCCAGCAGGAAAACGGATCCAGAATGGCACCTGCGGACTGCTGGATGGCGTGAACGGCATGGGTCAGTTCATTGTCGGTCCGGAAGACGAGCGCACCGCCGAGTACGTCGGAGTGTCCGCTCAGATACTTGGTGACGGAATGCAGAACCACATCGGCGCCGAGTTCGAGCGGTCGTTGCAAAAGAGGGGTTGTCCAGGTGCCGTCGACAACGAGGGCAGCGCCGTGCTCCTGGCAGCACGCTGCGACCGCCGCGATGTCGGTAATACGCAACAGGGGGTTGGAGGGGGTCTCAATCCAGACAAGCTTCGTGGCGGGTACCAGGGCAGCGCGAATGGCCTGGACAGCCGCAGATTCGGCACCGGAGTCGGTATCCGCACAGGACGTGTCCACCTCCGAATACGTAAGCAAGCCCCGGCCCGCCATGCCGTGGACCAGGTTGCGCACACCGAAATACAGGTCGTCACCCAGGATGACATGGTCTCCGGCATGCAAGGTCTGCAGAAGCGCGTTGGCCGCGGCCATACCGGTGGCGAATACCCGTGCCGAAGCCGCCCCTTCCAGTCGGGCCAGCGTGTCTTCCAACCGGTCCCGGGTGGGATTGGCGAGGCGACCGTATACGTATCCCGATTCGTACGTCCCATCCTCACTCCGTTCGAACGTACTGGCCATGTGCACCGGAGGCGTGGCGCCGCCAAGATCCGAATCGGGCTGGCAGCCGGCTTTTGCGAGCAGGGTTTCGGGATGGATGTGGGATCGCTGGGGCATGGCGGAACGAGGGAATAGGGGTATGATCACGGGCATGCCTGCATTTGTGCCCTGCCTGCAGCGCAACGAATGCCAGGAAATCCCATCTACCTGTAACTATCGAAAGAAGGCATCCGTAGTGCACCGTGCGTCTTCCGATGAATGGCCATGGGGACATCGATCCGGAGCAGTTCCTGCTTCAAGTCGGTGTCCCCTGGTCATTTTCGTATCTTAAGGAATGCGTCGCTCTTCCCCACAGTCCCTTGGCGAAATTCTGAAGTCCGTCACGAAATCGATGGGACTGGACTCCCGTATGGCGGAAGGACAGGTCATTGCCGCTTGGGAAGACATGCAGGGGGAGCAAATGCGACGCCAGATCAAGCGTACCTGGCTCCAGAAGGATGTGCTGTTCGTCGAGATTGCTTCGCCAGCCTGGCGACACGAACTGCATTTGAACCGAAAAGCGTGGCGTGATCGCCTGAACAATGAGTTGGGCCGTGAGGCGGTCCGGGAAATCGTGTTCAGGTAGCGCCTATCCGGCGTACTCGCCGAACACCACGCTGGTATTGTGACCGCCGAAGCCGAACGCGTTGCTGACCGCAATCTTGACGTCGCGATCAATCGGCTCGTTGAACGTGTAGTTCAAGTCACACTCCTCGTCGGCATGGGCAAAATTGATGGTCGGAGGAATCCTCTTGTGCACAATGGCCCCGATGGCAGCGATGGCTTCCACGGCACCGGCCGCACCCAGAAGGTGTCCGGTCATGCTCTTGGTGGACGACACGTTCATCCGATAGGCGTGATCCCCGAATACCTTCTTGATGGCATTGGTTTCGGCAATATCACCGAGCCCCGTGGATGTACCATGCATGTTCAGGTAGTCGACGTCCGTCGGCTGAAGGCCTGCATCGCGTAGCGACGCCTTCATGGCATTGCGGGCACCCAGACCTTCCGGGTCAGGCGCCGTGATGTGATACGCGTCTCCGCTCATACCGATGCCCAGCAGTTCCGCATAGATCCGGGCGCCACGGGCCTTGGCATGCTCCAATTCTTCGAGGTAAAGCGCACCTGCGCCCTCCCCGAGAACGAATCCGTCCCGCGTCTTGTCGAAAGGACGGGATGCCGTGGCCGGCTCGTCGTTGCGGGTGGACAGGGCCTTGAGGGCATTGAATCCACCGATTCCGAGTTCCGTCACACTGGCTTCTGAACCACCTGTGATCGCAGCATCCATGTGACCTAGCTTGATCAGCATGAAGGCATCGCCAATGTTGTTGTTGCCTGTCGCACACGCAGAGACCACCGAGTAATTCGGCCCACGCAGGCCGTACTTGATGGAAATCTGGCCGGCCGCAATGTCCGGAATGAGCATGGGAATGAAGAACGGGGAAATCCGGCGCGGACCGTGCTGGATGAGCACCTCCGTCTGCTTGTGGAATTCCTGCATGCCTCCGATGCCGCTTCCGAATATGACGCCTATCCGTTCCTGCTCCTCCGTGGAGAGCTTGTCGGGATCAATACCGGCATCGGCCAGGGCTTGCCCGGCAACGACCATGGCGTACTGGCAGAACGGATCCATCCGACGCGCCTCCTTCTTCTCGAGGAAGTCGTGGATGTCGAATCCTTTCAGTTCACAAGCGAACGTGGTCGAATACGGCTCCGTATCGAAATACGTAATGGGTGCAGCGCCGCTCTGGCAGGCCATCATGCCCTGCCAGAACGACTCATGATCCAGGCCGATGGGGGTCAATGCCCCCATTCCGGTAACTACTACTCTGCGTCCGCTCATGGGGAACCGGTTCAGCCGGCCTTTTCGGTCAGGTAGGTGACGGCGTCTCCGACAGTCGCGATCTTTTCGGCATCCTCATCCGGGATGGTCAGATCGAATTCCTTTTCGAACTCCATGATGAGTTCCACGGTGTCCAGGGAATCGGCGCCGAGATCGTTGGTAAACGAAGCATCGTCCGTGATGTCGCTTTCATCCACTCCGAGCTTTTCGACGATGATCGATTTTACCTTGGCTGCGAGATCGGACATATGGGTTCCTTCAGGGTAATTGTAAAGTGACAGGCTAAATTACGTCGACAGGCAGGGGAAATCAATTTCTGCACGATTGTTTGATGAACGGGAGTATGTCGTGTCTGCCAGTGCCGAATCATTCAGCAGGAACGGTCGTTCGTATCCGCTGACCATTTCGAGTTTTCAATCTTCATATCCCATGCCTTACCTCTTCACGTCCGAGTCCGTTTCTGAGGGCCACCCGGACAAAGTTGCCGATCAGATTTCCGACGCAGTCCTGGACGCCATGCTGGCCCAGGATCCCCACAGCCGCGTAGCCGTGGAGACGCTGGTCACCACCGGTCTCGTGGTCCTGTCGGGCGAAGTCACCACCAATGCCTACGTGGACGTGCAGGAGATTGCCCGCAACGTCATCCGCGAAATCGGCTACACGAACCCGGATCTCCGGTTCGACGCCGATTCGTGCGGGGTGCTCAGCGCCATCCACGAGCAGAGCCCGGACATTGCCCAGGGCGTGGACGAGAAGGATGGAGAGCAAGGCGCGGGAGATCAGGGCATGATGTTCGGTTATGCCTGCCGGGAGACGGAACACTACATGCCGATGGCCCTGGCGTACTCTCACGGATTGGTCCGCGAATTGGCCGATATCCGGAAGAATTCGGACATCATGCCGTACCTCCGTCCGGATTCCAAGAGTCAGGTCACGGTGGAGTACAATGAGGATGGGAAGACCGTGAAGCGTATCCACACCATCGTGGTATCGACGCAGCACGACGAAGACGTGTCGCTGGAGAAGATCAAGGCGGATATCCGGACGCATCTTCTTCCGCGCGTCATTGATTCGGCCCTTCTGGATGATGATCTCATCCTGCACGTGAACCCGACCGGGAAATTCGTGATTGGCGGACCACATGGAGACACCGGGCTCACCGGCCGGAAGATCATTGTCGATACGTACGGCGGCAAAGGAGCCCATGGAGGCGGCGCCTTTTCCGGCAAGGATGCGTCGAAAGTGGACCGCAGCGCGGCCTATGCAGCCCGCCACGTGGCCAAGAACCTGGTTGCTGCAGGCGCCGCCGATGAAGTACTGGTGCAAGTGGCGTACGCCATTGGCGTAGCCCACCCGTTGTCGGTTTTTGTGGACAGTTTCGGGACCGGTCGTGTATCCGATACGGTGCTCGTTGACATCGTGAAACAGTTGTTCGACCTGCGTCCCAAAGCGATTGTCCGGGACCTGGACCTGCTTTCGCCCGGTTTCCGGAAGACAGCGGCATACGGCCACTTCGGCCGTGACGAATTCACGTGGGAACGATTGGACAAGGTGCAGGAAATCCAGGAAGCATTGGCGGCACTCCCGGCTTGACCATGCGCTGGATATTCCGTGCTCTTGTCGTCCTGGTTCTTTTCGGCGTCGCTGCAACACCGGTGCTTGGACAACAGGAGCGTGGACCCATTGAAAACGCGCTGTTTCCGGATGTGAAGCCCCGGAAGGGGCCTGCTTCGGCTGCGGCTTCGGCTTCGGCTGCGGCTGCCCGGAGCCTGGCACTGGACGACGAGCACCGAGTGGTGGCGGGCCGGGTGCAAACACTGCGCACGTCCCATACGACGTACCGGCAGGTTTATGCCGGTTTGCCGGTGGTCGGTCGCTGGGCGAGGGTAAGCACGGATCTGAGGGGCCGGATCCGGTTCGTATCCAGTGGTTTCGCCAAGCCGTCGAAGGACGACGACACGTTCGATGCCTTCCCGGTTGTTTCGGGGGCTGAGGCTGAACAGTCCGCCCGTATGCACATCTCGCCGGGTGGAGCAACGACAGGGACGGCGGTCTTGTCCGTATTCCTGCCTGGGACGGGCGGTGCCGCAGGTGCATCCGGTGAACCCGTGTTGGTGTGGGACGTGCTGGTCTGGCCGGATCATGAACCGGCGGAGTGGCAGGTCCTGGTCGATGCACGCACGGGTCGCGTCCTCCTGGCCGAGGACCGGGCGCTCCGGCACAAATCGACGGACCACGGTTCCACCACAAGTCGGTCGACGGCCGATGGCGTCGGGACGGTTTTTGATCCCAACCCGCTCGTAACATCCGGAGCCTCCTACGGCGCGCCCTGGGTGGATGCGTCCGATGCGGCAAATCCGTTCCTGGACGGCGAATTGCGGGAGGTTGTCCTGAGGGATCTGTCCACCAATGCGGAGGGCAAATACGTTCTGGAAGGCCCGTACGTACGAATCGACGGTTCGCAGACGGGCGGCGGTATGGCCTACACGCCTCCGGCGCTGAGCAACCCGACGGGATTCCGGTATACGCGTTCGGACGAGCACTTTGAAGCCGTCATGGCCTACTACCACCTGGATGCGAATCAGCGCTATCTGCAGTCGCTGGGGTTCATGGATCGGCAGAATGCCCCCCTTTCCGTTCATCCGCGTGCCGTAACACGGGACGACTCCTTTTATTTGCCATCACTCAACAGGTTGATGTTCGGGCTCGGCGGTGTGGACGACGCCGAGGATGCGACGGTTATCTGGCACGAGTACGGACACGCCCTGCTCGAGGCGGCCGCACCGGGTCTCAGCGCGACGCTGGAAGGCATTGCGGTCCATGAGGGCTGGTCGGACTACTGGACGGCCTCCCAGGCCCGCGCACTGGTGGAAAGTGGTGCCGCGGCACGCCAGGATTGGCGACGGTTGTTCAAATGGGACAGTGGAGACGGCACCATCTGGTCCGGCCGGACCATGGACCACGCCGGTACCTATCCGGCCGATACGTGTTCAGACAACGTGTCCCCCGGCTCATGCAGCCCGCACAACGACGGACGCCTGCTGGCTACGACACTCATGGAGGTCCAGGACGTGCTCGGGCGCGATGTCACCGATCGACTGGTATTGCATTCGCACGCCTATCTGACCGCACCGCTCACGTTTGCCCAGGCTGCGGAAGCCATTCTGCAGGCGGATGTGGATTTTTTCGATGCGGCGCACGTGGGTGTCCTTCTTTCGATTTTTGACCCCAGAGGTCTCGTGGATGCGTCGTCGTGGGGCCCGGTGTTGCAACACGAGGCGGTTCCGAATACCGAGGTGGGGACACCGTCTGTTGACGTGGTCCTGGATGTGATTACGGGGGCCAGCGCGCCACAGTCTGTGGTACTCATGGCTTCGGGCACACGGCTCGGCGAGCAGCAGCTGGATATGGGGTCCGACGGCACCGGATCGTACCGCGTCGAACTGGGCCTGCCCACCGAATCGGATACCATCCAGTATTGGTTCCGGGTAACCGATGCCGCAGGGGGTGTTTCCACGCTGCCCGCCTCGGCGCCAAGCGAGCAGTTCTCGTTCCTGGTGGGTGTTGATACGACTCCACCGACATTGCAGCACACGCCGCTCACGTCGGGCAATCTGGTGTCCTGGCCTGAGGTCGTGAACGTTTCGGCCAGCGACCTTTTCGGAGTGGATCGGGTTGAAGTGGAATACACCATCGCAGCGGCAGAGGGAACGCCGCTGGCGGAGGGCAGCTTCCTTCTCGTCGAAGACGGTGTCCATTGGTCCGCTGCTTTTCCGGTGCCCTTCTCTGTCATGCGCAAGGATGCCGTCGTCTCCTACCGTGTCACGGCGTGGGACCGGGCGGCCAGTCCGAACAAGTCCGAGACTCCGTGGCACTCGTTCTCCATCAGTGCGTCGGGCCTCTTGCGCCGTATTGGACTCGTCGCCCCGACCGTGACGACCACAGGTGCATGGACCCTTGAATCGGCGAATGCGGTACCGTTTGTTGTTCCGGAAGAAGGGACAGTTGGCTCATGGACGTATGGGATACCGTCGACCGACGTGGCCGGGTTGCATGCATTGACCCTTCCATCCATCCGGCTGGACCGTGTTGAGGAGGCTTGGCTTACGTACTGGTACAGGGTCGATGCCGAAGCGTCGGGCCCGATTGACCCCCTCACGGGTGGCCCCGGACAAGCCTTCGATGGGCTGCAGGTGCAGGCAGCCCGTGGCGACGGGCCATGGGAGACGTCGACCCCGGCCGAAGGCTACCCCACCGTGGTTGCATCGGGAACGGGAAATCCGCTGGGCGGCCAGCCATCCTTCGGGGGTTCCACCCATGGTTGGCGGTTTGCGGCGCATCCGGTTCCGACCGGTTCCGACGTCCGGGTAAAGTTCGTGGTCGGAACCGACAACGGGAATTCGGAACCGGTCCCTGATGGATTCCGGGTGACCGACGTCCGGTTCTGGTCGGAACTCCCCGCAGATGCCGTCCCTCCCGAAGTGACCACCTGGTCCGTGCCCGAACGGATTGGATTGATGGATGGGGCCCTCATTACGCCCATCATCACGCTGGTCGCGCGCGACGACGCAGGTGTCACGGATGCCTATATGGATGTTCGGCAGGGTGGGGCCCTGACCTCCCACCGATTGTGGCAGGATCCCGCATCCCTCGTCGGTTTCTCGGCCCCGCTGGTCCTGGCAACAACGCCTGAGCCTGGAGAGCGGGTGGATATCCGTTTGCGTCTGCAGGATCCCTGGGGGAACGAGACCGTCATCCCATCGGTGGATTCCTGGATTACTTCAACCGTGGTGTTGCAGCAGGAGCGGCCACTCCTGGCGGCTGCAGCGGCATTCTCCGGATGGTCAGAGGCGGAAAACGGTACATGGGTCGTCCGCGGACGAGACGT
This region includes:
- a CDS encoding T9SS type A sorting domain-containing protein; this translates as MRWIFRALVVLVLFGVAATPVLGQQERGPIENALFPDVKPRKGPASAAASASAAAARSLALDDEHRVVAGRVQTLRTSHTTYRQVYAGLPVVGRWARVSTDLRGRIRFVSSGFAKPSKDDDTFDAFPVVSGAEAEQSARMHISPGGATTGTAVLSVFLPGTGGAAGASGEPVLVWDVLVWPDHEPAEWQVLVDARTGRVLLAEDRALRHKSTDHGSTTSRSTADGVGTVFDPNPLVTSGASYGAPWVDASDAANPFLDGELREVVLRDLSTNAEGKYVLEGPYVRIDGSQTGGGMAYTPPALSNPTGFRYTRSDEHFEAVMAYYHLDANQRYLQSLGFMDRQNAPLSVHPRAVTRDDSFYLPSLNRLMFGLGGVDDAEDATVIWHEYGHALLEAAAPGLSATLEGIAVHEGWSDYWTASQARALVESGAAARQDWRRLFKWDSGDGTIWSGRTMDHAGTYPADTCSDNVSPGSCSPHNDGRLLATTLMEVQDVLGRDVTDRLVLHSHAYLTAPLTFAQAAEAILQADVDFFDAAHVGVLLSIFDPRGLVDASSWGPVLQHEAVPNTEVGTPSVDVVLDVITGASAPQSVVLMASGTRLGEQQLDMGSDGTGSYRVELGLPTESDTIQYWFRVTDAAGGVSTLPASAPSEQFSFLVGVDTTPPTLQHTPLTSGNLVSWPEVVNVSASDLFGVDRVEVEYTIAAAEGTPLAEGSFLLVEDGVHWSAAFPVPFSVMRKDAVVSYRVTAWDRAASPNKSETPWHSFSISASGLLRRIGLVAPTVTTTGAWTLESANAVPFVVPEEGTVGSWTYGIPSTDVAGLHALTLPSIRLDRVEEAWLTYWYRVDAEASGPIDPLTGGPGQAFDGLQVQAARGDGPWETSTPAEGYPTVVASGTGNPLGGQPSFGGSTHGWRFAAHPVPTGSDVRVKFVVGTDNGNSEPVPDGFRVTDVRFWSELPADAVPPEVTTWSVPERIGLMDGALITPIITLVARDDAGVTDAYMDVRQGGALTSHRLWQDPASLVGFSAPLVLATTPEPGERVDIRLRLQDPWGNETVIPSVDSWITSTVVLQQERPLLAAAAAFSGWSEAENGTWVVRGRDVAGDRASLNIMPILVPSNSGASELRLEHAHDFPAGSGGVVQVSLDDGMTWTPLVPEGGYPGPMRLSEAHPLSGMSGYRGIRPSSEDRFDMTQYPGQRVWIRFLYVEDAQDAPSTSEWYVRALTLVAETEEAEFELPTAFALDTAYPNPFRTAAEITWSLDTDVDTRVAVYDMLGRRVMILADGPFPAGTHRATLDGSRLASGVYVVRLEAEGRFLTRTIVRQ